In the Bacteroidota bacterium genome, AAAATAATAAGTTAGGATTTTTAAATATCAAAAGAAATTCTAGAAAAAATAAACCTAAAAAAAGCAAATCATTTTTGAGCAAAGCAGAAATGTCCTTATATTTGACAAAAATTTAATCGGTGGTTAGAGTTATTAGACAGACTGTCGTTGGTAGTAATGTAAAAACTGATAATGAAAATTTTACTAAATTTGATGAAATTTTAAAACACAATGAAAGTATTAAACCTTACATACAAAGATAAAGCTCTTAAATGGAGTTTAAAGAATGCTGACTTCGATAATTTAACATTACTGGTAGGTGCTTCTGGAGTTGGAAAAACTCAAATTTTAAATTCAATAATGCGTTTAAAATCAATAGCAAATGGAAAATCAATAAGTGGAATAGTTTGGAATATCATTTTTGAGACACTTGATGATTTAAAATTTGAATGGAGTGGAGAATTTGAAAATAAAGGAGATATTGATTTTACTGATGATGACGATGATGATATAAAAAGAAATAAACCTTCTATTATTAAAGAAAAACTTTTGCTTAATGGCAAAACAATTGTTGAGAGAACTAAAGATTCTATACTTTTCAATAATGCTAAAACCGTAAAACTTCCTAATCAACAAAGTGTAATTCATTTATTAAAAGAAGAAGAGGATCTTAAGCCTGCATTTGAAGGTTTTGGTAAAATTATTTATAGTGACCAAACGGATTCTACAAGAGAAGCTTTTAGAATAAGGTTTTCAGATACACAAAAGTTATTAAAGTCTCATAAAACTTTAAAATCAATTCAAGAAAGCACAGAAGATATTAGGGTGAAACTATTTTTATCGTATAAAAACTCACCGAAAACGTTCAATACCATCAAAGAAAGATATATTGATATTTTTCCTCAAGTTGAAGATGTTAAAGTTGAGCCCTTAGATTACGAAAATGAAGATGAAATTCCTTTTTTCTTTAAAGAATACCCTTTTATACAAATTAAAGAAATTGGAGTAGATAAGTGGATTAAGCAAGAAAATATTTCATCTGGTATGTTTCGAAGCTTAATTCATATTAGTGAAATTTATCTATGTAATGAAGGTAGTGTATTTTTAATTGATGAATTTGAAAATAGTTTAGGTATTAATTGTATTAACGAACTGACTAATGATATACTTTCATCAAAGAGACAAATCCAATTTATACTAACAAGTCATCATCCTTATATCATTAATAATATAGGCTATTCAAATTGGAAACTGGTAACTCGTTCAAAGGGAGTTGTCAATACTCACAATCCTGATGAATATAATATAGGAAAATCTAAGCACGATGCTTTTATGCAACTAATCCAATTAGACCAATATCAAACAGGGTTAGAAATATGAATTTATACATTATTGTAGAAGGACGTAGGACTGAAAAAAAAGTTTATCCAGCTTGGTTAGCTCATTTAATTCCCGATTTACAATCTGTAAATTGGGCTTATGAAGTTTCAAATAAAAATTATTATCTATTTAATGGAAATGGTTTTCCATCTCTACTTCACAATCATCTTAAAAACTCTATAGCGGAAGTTAATGAATATGACAAGTTTAACTACTTAGTTCTTATTTTAGACGTTGATGAAACAACTGTTAATGGTAGAATTGACGAAGTAAATGAATTTTTAAAAGAAAACGATCTTGAATTAAATGATAATACTGAATTAGTAATTCTTCCTCAAAACAGATGTATAGAAAGCTGGTTTTTGGGTAATAAAAAAGTTTTCAAACTAAATCCACAGAACCCAAATCTCATCAAATATGTTCAGTTTTATAACGTTAAAAATAATGACCCTGAAAAAATGGGACTCTATCCAAGTTTCAATACCCATTCTCAATTTCACGCTGATTACTGCACGGAATTTTTGAGGGAAAGAAATATCCGTTATTCCAAGAACAAACCTAATGGTGTTGTAGATAAAGACTATTTAGAGAATTTAATTCTAAGAAGTGAAAATACTAATCATTTAAAATCATTTAAAAATTTTATAGAATTTTGCAATAAAGTTAATTCAGAAATATAATCACTACTACCAATCGAGTAAGCAGTTGACGGAGTAATCTCCGCCAGTGCACCTCTCACACCACTGTACGTACGGGTCTCGTACTTGGCGGTTCGTTAGATAAAAGAAAAAAATTATTAAAAATAAAATCGTAAGTTTGCATTAAAATTAATGACATTATGAAAAAAATATTTTTGATTATTACTGCATTATTTTTAATGCAAATTGTTCAAGCTCAAAATTGGAAATGGCTGAATCCTACACCACAGGGAAATACACTTTACGGTATTTCTGTAATTGATAAGAATATTGCCTATGCTTGCGGTAATAGTGGCACTATACTTAAAACTAATGATGGAGGAACTACTTGGGTTCGTCAACAAACAGCAACTAATTATTCTATTGAGGATATTTTTTTTATTGATAAAGATAATGGACATGCTGTTGGTATAAACGGAAATATTCTAAGAACAACAGATGGTGGAAATACTTGGATTAGTCAACAATTTTCAGGTGCGTCTTATTTGCGTTCTGTATTTTTTACTGATGTAAATAATGGAATTATTGTAGGTAATGATGGCTACATACTTAAAACCACAAATGCAGGTAAAAACTGGTCTAAGAAAACATCAGGAACAACTAATACTTTATTGTCGGTAAATTTTGCTAATAAAAATGTTGGTTATGCTTGTGGTTTCCAAGGCACTATTCTTAAGACAACAAACGGAGGTAGTAACTGGTCAACTTTATCGCATTCATTTAGTTCAAATAGTTTCTATTCAGTAAGCTTTGCAGATGCAAATAATGGCTATGTGGTTGGATTTAGCGGTGTTCTTCTTAAAACAACAAATGGAGGCAGTAATTTTACAAATATAGATCCCGGTTATGGGAATTATATTTCTGCTTGCTTTATCAGCAAAGACACAGGATATGTAGCTGAATTATATCCTAAAATAATGAAAACAACTGATGGAGGAAATACATGGACTAATTATATGCCTTCTAATGATAGAATTCAGGCAATAGATTTCTCAAGCTATGAAAATGGATTTACTGTTGGTAATTACGGAGCTATGAACAAAACCACTAATGCAGGAACTGATTGGACTGTAATTAATAAAACATTGCTCTCACATCAATTTGATTTAAATTCAACTTTTTTTGTAACTGAAAATACAGGATATATTGTAGGTGAATACGGAACCATTCTCAAAACTTCAGATGGAGGAGATAGCTGGATAGCACAAGATGCAGGTTCTAAAAATTATTTAAATTCAGTTCATTTTACAGATTCCAGTAGAGGCTTCATTGCAGCTAACAATGGGATAGTTTTAAAAACTACCAATGGCGGTTCCAACTGGACTGAAATGTATTCCAATAATATAGAAAATTTTTTATCTGTTTATTTTATAGATTCTAATAACGGTTATGCGGTAGGTTCTGATAAAGCAAAATTCTCTGTAATATTAAAAACAACAGATGGTGGGAATACATGGACATATAAAAGGGATTATATATTTTGCTACTTAAATGATGTATATTTTATAAATGCAAAGAATGGCTTTGCCGTAGGCTATGACACCTATAGTTCCAGTGGCATTATCCTTACTACCAACGATAGTGGTTCAACTTGGACAAAATACAAAACAAATGATAACAAAGAATTGTATTCCATCAAATTTACAAATTCAAAACAAGGCTATATTGTAGGTGGGAAATCCATATCTAATACCATTTACAAAACAACTGATGGTGGTGTAAACTGGATTGCTCAAAATCCTGAATCGTCAAATTCTTTACATGCTGTTTGCTTTACTGATTCAATCAATGGTTATGCTGTAGGATTAAATGGAACTTTATTAGTAACAACAAATGGAGGAAGTTCATGGACAAAAGAAGCACAATTTGATGAGAATACATTTTTCTCTATTCATTTTCCAAGTGCAGGTGTAGGATATATTGTTGGAGAGAATTCTACAATTTTAAAAACTAAAGATTTTCAGAGCATAACTTCTTTTCAACCTATAGATACTGCAAAAGTTGGTGATAAAGGAATTGTTTTAATTGCAACCGCAAGTTCGGGTTTAGAAGTACTTTTTAGTTCTGCGGATAATTCAAAAGCCGTTATTATAGACAATAAACTGAATGCTCTAAAATCAGGAACAGTACAAATTTTTGCCAATCAACCCGGAGATTTAAATTATGCAAGTGCTACACAACTAAGCCGTTCACTTGTAATTCTTAAAGGAAATCAATCCATTACATTCGGAACTCTTGACAGTGCCACTGTTGGCGACCCTGATATTACATTAACTGCGGTAGCAAGTTCCGGTCTATCTGTATCATATTCATCTTCCAATAGTAGTATTGCGAGCATAGTGAGTGCTAATAAAATACATATATTAAAAAAAGGAACAGTGGAAATAACAGCCAGTCAAGCAGGAAATAACGATTTTTCAGCTGCTGATGATGTAAAGCAAACTCTTATAATATTAGCCGGACCAGATGCGATTCGTGAGCTTGAAATGAATTTCCGAATATATCCTAGTCCTGTATCTGATAAACTAACCATAGAAAATCCTTTTCCATCAGGAGAAACAATAATTAAAATTTATTCTATTCATGGCAAATTATTAATAGAAAAGAAACAGTGTAATGAGAAAACCGAAATTGCAATCGACAACTTTGAAAATGGAATTTATTTGTTAACTATTTCAAATAATAATAAAACATATAAAACAAAATTTTTTAAGAGATAAATAAAAGGAGATTCTAATAATTTATTCGCCTTACCAAGAAGACAGCACTCGTCCAATATTTTAAATAAATTGAACAAATACAACATTGATGTTCAATTATTGCATTGATTTTCGAGATTGTTCAGAAAATCGAAATAAATGGACACGTTATGTTGTTTTGTTGATTAATTTGACATATATTTGCATAGTTTTTAGAAAACACTAAATTATTGAACAAATAAGGTGTGTATGAAATATGATAGACAAAAACCTTTTGACGATTTACCAATGCTCCCACCAAATGTGGATATTGAAAATAATCCGAAAATATTGCAAAAATTAGTATTGGCTTCAAGGGCTTTAGCAACAGTTAACGGAAACCTTAATCGCTTACCAAATCCATTAATGCTTGTAAATACAATAGCATTACAAGAAGCTAAGACATCAACAGAAATTGAAAATATTTTTACAACAGAAGATGAACTTTATAAAGCAATTTCAGATACAAAACAAAAAGAAAACATTAATCCTGCAACAAAAGAAGTATTAAATTATCGTGAAGCTCTTTGGGCTGGTTATAATGCTTTACACGAAAATAAAAAGATTGATGAGGCTTTAATAAAGTGTATTTTCAATCAAATAAAAGATACAACTTCTGGATATAGACCTCCCCAAGCAAAGGTTGTAATAAAAAGGGGGCTAAGTGAATTTAGGTCAGGAGATATTATATACACTCCACCAACTAAAGATGGAAAAATTGAAAGTCTTATGGGAAACTTAGTTGACTTTATAAATAATGAAAAATATCCTATTGATCCATTATTAAAAATGTGTATATTTCATTACCAATTCGAAGCAATTCATCCATTTCAAGACGGAAATGGTAGAACAGGAAGAATACTTAACTTATTATATTTGGTTAGTCAAGACCTATTATCTCAGCCAATACTCTATATGTCAAAATATATTATTCATAATAAAGATGAGTATTATTATAAATTAGGAACTGTAACTCAACGAAACTCATGGGATTCTTGGATTAAATTTATGTTAGAAGCTATTGAA is a window encoding:
- a CDS encoding AAA family ATPase, whose product is MKVLNLTYKDKALKWSLKNADFDNLTLLVGASGVGKTQILNSIMRLKSIANGKSISGIVWNIIFETLDDLKFEWSGEFENKGDIDFTDDDDDDIKRNKPSIIKEKLLLNGKTIVERTKDSILFNNAKTVKLPNQQSVIHLLKEEEDLKPAFEGFGKIIYSDQTDSTREAFRIRFSDTQKLLKSHKTLKSIQESTEDIRVKLFLSYKNSPKTFNTIKERYIDIFPQVEDVKVEPLDYENEDEIPFFFKEYPFIQIKEIGVDKWIKQENISSGMFRSLIHISEIYLCNEGSVFLIDEFENSLGINCINELTNDILSSKRQIQFILTSHHPYIINNIGYSNWKLVTRSKGVVNTHNPDEYNIGKSKHDAFMQLIQLDQYQTGLEI
- a CDS encoding YCF48-related protein; its protein translation is MKKIFLIITALFLMQIVQAQNWKWLNPTPQGNTLYGISVIDKNIAYACGNSGTILKTNDGGTTWVRQQTATNYSIEDIFFIDKDNGHAVGINGNILRTTDGGNTWISQQFSGASYLRSVFFTDVNNGIIVGNDGYILKTTNAGKNWSKKTSGTTNTLLSVNFANKNVGYACGFQGTILKTTNGGSNWSTLSHSFSSNSFYSVSFADANNGYVVGFSGVLLKTTNGGSNFTNIDPGYGNYISACFISKDTGYVAELYPKIMKTTDGGNTWTNYMPSNDRIQAIDFSSYENGFTVGNYGAMNKTTNAGTDWTVINKTLLSHQFDLNSTFFVTENTGYIVGEYGTILKTSDGGDSWIAQDAGSKNYLNSVHFTDSSRGFIAANNGIVLKTTNGGSNWTEMYSNNIENFLSVYFIDSNNGYAVGSDKAKFSVILKTTDGGNTWTYKRDYIFCYLNDVYFINAKNGFAVGYDTYSSSGIILTTNDSGSTWTKYKTNDNKELYSIKFTNSKQGYIVGGKSISNTIYKTTDGGVNWIAQNPESSNSLHAVCFTDSINGYAVGLNGTLLVTTNGGSSWTKEAQFDENTFFSIHFPSAGVGYIVGENSTILKTKDFQSITSFQPIDTAKVGDKGIVLIATASSGLEVLFSSADNSKAVIIDNKLNALKSGTVQIFANQPGDLNYASATQLSRSLVILKGNQSITFGTLDSATVGDPDITLTAVASSGLSVSYSSSNSSIASIVSANKIHILKKGTVEITASQAGNNDFSAADDVKQTLIILAGPDAIRELEMNFRIYPSPVSDKLTIENPFPSGETIIKIYSIHGKLLIEKKQCNEKTEIAIDNFENGIYLLTISNNNKTYKTKFFKR
- a CDS encoding Fic family protein, yielding MKYDRQKPFDDLPMLPPNVDIENNPKILQKLVLASRALATVNGNLNRLPNPLMLVNTIALQEAKTSTEIENIFTTEDELYKAISDTKQKENINPATKEVLNYREALWAGYNALHENKKIDEALIKCIFNQIKDTTSGYRPPQAKVVIKRGLSEFRSGDIIYTPPTKDGKIESLMGNLVDFINNEKYPIDPLLKMCIFHYQFEAIHPFQDGNGRTGRILNLLYLVSQDLLSQPILYMSKYIIHNKDEYYYKLGTVTQRNSWDSWIKFMLEAIEKTSILTNELINEILEQMDSTLEYAKDKMKWYNKEVNEVIFSQPYIKPNVLGKIIKKSSRTTLTKYFNELVTHRILRAHKEGIEVYYINDDLLRILEG